One segment of Paenibacillus sp. FSL R7-0337 DNA contains the following:
- a CDS encoding methyltransferase domain-containing protein, which produces MNNGLFDASVWEKAWKEDPKAMANKFKAMGMNPHTSFDHKADVFNEEVFSSAGRDRSERIIGWMEGQGADFKGLTVLDVGAASGGFTVPFIERGAKVTAVEPNVPLAELFLKNTAGAAPGQVELVHEAFENIDIASRGWLGAFDLVFVSMCPAVFDWESTEKVISCARQYCYISTSAGVQEHSLMNEVLPLLTGREVHAESSDMAYLTQLLYLKGYSYETIITREAKSKELTLEAAAAEVMEMLPLHHLDGGEATRKVVTDYLHTAYPQQQVVVRQGGRFGKVLIKLQDLNMYSRAAAGTSGKSADSVKR; this is translated from the coding sequence ATGAATAACGGATTATTCGATGCAAGCGTATGGGAGAAGGCTTGGAAGGAAGATCCCAAGGCGATGGCTAACAAGTTCAAAGCGATGGGTATGAACCCGCACACGAGCTTCGATCATAAAGCGGATGTGTTCAATGAAGAGGTATTCAGCAGTGCCGGGCGGGACCGGAGCGAGCGGATTATCGGCTGGATGGAAGGCCAGGGCGCGGACTTTAAAGGGTTGACTGTTCTCGATGTAGGCGCGGCTTCGGGCGGGTTCACAGTTCCTTTTATCGAGCGGGGGGCCAAGGTTACAGCAGTAGAGCCTAATGTTCCGTTAGCGGAGCTGTTTCTGAAGAACACTGCCGGAGCGGCTCCGGGTCAGGTGGAGCTGGTGCATGAAGCGTTCGAGAATATCGATATTGCGTCACGCGGCTGGCTGGGTGCCTTCGATCTGGTCTTCGTGTCCATGTGTCCGGCGGTGTTCGACTGGGAGAGCACGGAGAAGGTGATCAGCTGTGCCCGGCAATACTGCTATATCAGCACCTCGGCAGGTGTGCAGGAGCATAGTCTGATGAATGAAGTGCTGCCGCTGCTGACGGGCCGGGAGGTTCATGCGGAGTCTTCGGATATGGCTTATCTGACTCAATTATTATATTTGAAGGGCTATTCCTATGAGACGATTATTACCCGCGAAGCGAAAAGCAAGGAGCTGACCTTGGAAGCAGCAGCCGCTGAGGTGATGGAAATGCTGCCGCTGCATCATCTGGACGGGGGAGAGGCTACCCGCAAGGTAGTTACAGACTATCTGCACACGGCCTACCCGCAGCAGCAAGTCGTTGTCCGCCAAGGCGGGCGGTTCGGCAAAGTGCTGATTAAGCTGCAAGACCTGAATATGTACAGCCGGGCCGCTGCCGGAACGTCCGGGAAATCTGCCGATTCTGTGAAGCGTTGA
- a CDS encoding MBL fold metallo-hydrolase — MPLAGQELIEEIRSTEVPYGCLAVWFLGQASIIVKGAGVTVYIDPYVSPNPDRTFPPPVGPGEITNMEVCLITHDHSDHLDEEALPVLAGLNPQAQFMAPAVCLERLQALGIRKEQLTAALPASETEPASGLKVIPVAAAHEQPERDEQGHPKYVGYILELNGVTLYHAGDTVLFPELIEEVGSRKIDLALLPINGRDYYRGSRNIVGNMNYREAAEFAATSGFETVVPLHYDLFAGNAENPGYFVDHLYRHFPEQKFHMMARAERFVYVSAQAFKRER, encoded by the coding sequence ATGCCATTAGCAGGCCAAGAACTGATCGAAGAAATCCGCAGCACTGAGGTGCCTTACGGCTGCCTGGCGGTCTGGTTCCTCGGACAAGCCAGCATTATTGTCAAGGGGGCGGGGGTGACCGTCTATATTGATCCATATGTATCCCCGAACCCGGACCGCACTTTCCCGCCGCCGGTAGGCCCTGGAGAGATTACGAATATGGAGGTCTGCCTGATTACCCACGACCATTCAGATCATCTGGATGAGGAGGCCCTCCCAGTGCTTGCCGGACTGAATCCGCAGGCGCAGTTCATGGCCCCGGCGGTCTGCCTGGAGCGTCTGCAGGCGCTGGGCATCCGCAAGGAGCAGTTGACTGCTGCCTTGCCTGCCAGTGAAACAGAGCCTGCAAGCGGGCTGAAGGTCATACCCGTTGCAGCGGCGCACGAACAGCCCGAACGCGATGAACAGGGTCATCCTAAGTACGTTGGCTACATTCTGGAGCTTAACGGGGTGACGCTTTATCATGCCGGGGATACCGTGCTGTTCCCTGAGCTGATTGAGGAGGTAGGCAGCCGCAAGATCGATCTGGCGCTGCTGCCGATTAATGGACGCGATTATTACCGGGGCAGCCGCAATATCGTGGGCAATATGAATTACCGGGAAGCGGCGGAGTTCGCGGCGACCTCAGGCTTTGAGACCGTGGTACCGCTGCATTATGACCTGTTCGCCGGCAACGCCGAGAATCCGGGCTATTTCGTAGATCACCTGTACCGCCACTTCCCGGAGCAGAAGTTCCATATGATGGCCAGAGCGGAACGGTTCGTGTACGTGTCGGCGCAGGCTTTTAAGCGTGAACGTTAA
- a CDS encoding antibiotic biosynthesis monooxygenase, which produces MSRIVNTPAPPYYAVIFTSERTDGDHHYAEMAEEMAQLAAAQPGFLGMESAREGLGITVSYWDSPEAIRQWKQNERHLVAQSKGIGEWYLTYKTRVCKVERDYGFEKETPPGLVTGAD; this is translated from the coding sequence ATGAGCAGGATTGTGAACACCCCCGCACCGCCTTATTATGCAGTCATTTTTACATCGGAACGAACGGACGGTGATCACCACTATGCGGAAATGGCAGAGGAAATGGCCCAGCTCGCCGCCGCCCAGCCTGGATTCCTCGGAATGGAGAGCGCCAGGGAGGGCCTCGGGATCACTGTATCCTATTGGGATTCTCCTGAAGCCATACGGCAATGGAAACAGAATGAGCGGCATCTGGTCGCCCAAAGCAAAGGAATCGGGGAATGGTACCTGACTTATAAAACGAGGGTGTGCAAGGTTGAACGGGATTATGGCTTTGAGAAAGAGACCCCGCCAGGCCTTGTTACCGGTGCCGATTGA
- a CDS encoding DeoR/GlpR family DNA-binding transcription regulator → MKAFERRDLVINELYRHKKVHVADLAQKFGVSEETIRRDLDRLDKEGIAKKNYGGAILNAHTNEDPSYSHRHQVNIEAKRMIAVRLLELINDGDSVMTDTSTTAFEGLRRIVEDKKNLTIITNSLAVLSEFQHSGQKLISTGGLLGPETSSFVGPTASQTILKYNVDVAIFSCKALSMTGGLSDSNEAETELKVLMQQQASKVVLLADHSKFDRIAFIRLFSFDKVDYIVTDQRPSEEWIEFLAKYQVSLLYPADSQ, encoded by the coding sequence ATGAAAGCTTTTGAACGGCGGGATCTGGTCATTAATGAGCTCTACAGGCATAAGAAGGTTCATGTTGCGGATCTGGCACAGAAATTTGGTGTATCGGAGGAGACGATCCGGCGCGATCTTGACCGGCTGGACAAGGAGGGTATTGCCAAGAAGAATTACGGCGGGGCAATTCTGAACGCTCACACCAACGAGGACCCTTCCTACTCGCACAGGCATCAGGTCAACATTGAAGCGAAGCGGATGATTGCGGTAAGGCTGCTGGAGCTGATTAATGACGGGGACAGTGTGATGACAGACACCAGCACTACGGCTTTTGAAGGATTACGGAGAATCGTGGAGGACAAAAAAAATCTGACAATCATCACCAATTCCCTGGCGGTATTGTCAGAATTCCAGCATTCCGGGCAAAAACTCATCTCCACGGGGGGCCTGCTCGGACCGGAGACCAGCTCTTTCGTAGGGCCTACGGCCTCGCAGACCATTCTGAAATATAATGTGGATGTGGCGATTTTCAGCTGCAAGGCACTCTCCATGACCGGCGGACTCTCTGATTCCAACGAAGCGGAGACCGAACTTAAGGTGCTGATGCAGCAGCAAGCGAGCAAGGTGGTCCTGCTGGCTGACCATTCCAAGTTCGACCGGATCGCCTTCATCCGGCTGTTCAGCTTCGACAAGGTCGATTATATCGTCACCGATCAGCGGCCGTCCGAGGAATGGATCGAGTTCCTTGCCAAATATCAGGTCTCCCTGCTCTACCCTGCTGATTCACAATAA
- the fucU gene encoding L-fucose mutarotase has translation MLKKIPKLLSPELVRTLMEMGHGDELVLADANYPGHALHSRVLRADGIGIPRLLDAILELLPLDHYAPAQAAFMAVVEGDPTVPVIWDTYKEILTRHDPAVQVEYEERFDFYDRSKHSYAILITGEEALYGNIILKKGVISPEAGE, from the coding sequence ATGCTCAAAAAAATACCCAAACTGCTCTCCCCCGAGCTCGTCCGCACCCTGATGGAGATGGGCCACGGGGATGAGCTGGTGCTGGCGGATGCCAATTATCCGGGACATGCGCTGCATTCCCGGGTGCTGCGGGCTGACGGGATCGGCATCCCCCGGCTGCTTGACGCGATCCTGGAGCTGCTCCCGCTGGATCATTATGCTCCGGCTCAGGCGGCCTTCATGGCCGTAGTGGAGGGGGACCCCACCGTTCCGGTGATATGGGACACGTACAAGGAGATTCTCACCCGGCATGATCCTGCGGTGCAGGTGGAGTATGAAGAGCGTTTTGACTTCTATGACCGCTCCAAGCACAGCTACGCCATCCTAATTACAGGGGAAGAAGCGCTCTACGGGAATATTATTCTCAAAAAAGGTGTGATTTCCCCCGAGGCCGGGGAATAG
- a CDS encoding class II aldolase/adducin family protein, protein MNNHEEELRRQICDIGRNLFNKDFIAANDGNISARLSATEVITSPTGVSKGYLQPHMLVKVNLQGEILDAAEGYRPSTEVKMHLKIYNELPEMGGVVHAHPPYATAFAIKGEALDKMMMPESVIAMGDIPLAVYGTPSTEEIPDSLTPFLGKKTAVLLESHGALTWGKDVMAAYMNMERLEYTAKLTFLTRMIGGERELPPHRIEELVALRSFYGM, encoded by the coding sequence ATGAATAATCATGAAGAAGAATTACGGCGCCAGATCTGCGATATCGGCCGTAATCTGTTCAACAAGGACTTCATCGCGGCCAACGACGGTAATATCTCAGCCCGCTTGTCGGCCACCGAGGTCATTACTTCGCCCACAGGAGTCAGCAAAGGCTATCTGCAGCCGCATATGCTGGTCAAAGTCAATCTGCAGGGAGAGATCCTGGATGCAGCAGAGGGCTACCGCCCGTCCACGGAGGTGAAGATGCACCTGAAGATTTACAATGAGCTGCCGGAGATGGGCGGGGTGGTTCATGCGCATCCGCCGTATGCTACCGCTTTTGCCATCAAGGGGGAAGCTCTGGACAAAATGATGATGCCGGAATCCGTCATTGCCATGGGGGACATTCCGCTGGCGGTATACGGGACGCCTTCGACCGAAGAGATCCCGGATTCGCTGACCCCGTTCCTGGGCAAGAAGACCGCTGTGCTGCTGGAGAGCCACGGGGCCCTGACCTGGGGCAAGGACGTAATGGCTGCTTATATGAACATGGAGCGGCTTGAGTATACGGCGAAGCTGACCTTCCTGACCCGCATGATCGGGGGAGAGCGCGAGCTGCCGCCGCACCGGATTGAGGAACTGGTGGCGCTGAGATCATTCTACGGAATGTAA
- a CDS encoding rhamnulokinase family protein has protein sequence MTEAKTQAMDITGDPEIRLLAIDLGASSGRVMLGSYRDGKVTVEEIHRFPNGPVEVNGHLHWDVQRLLQEIKQGIAAAAASYGPLHSLSVDTWGVDYGLLDEQGELLDVPHHYRDQRMTDIASVLEAALPPAEQFKLTGNQSSPINTVYQLFADLMAKPELRTTARQLLMMPDLFNYMLSGVAVAEQTIWSTSGLLNPQSTAPSAEVLRRLELPAALLPRLVPAGTVLGELRTTLQEELGSGPLQIIAGASHDTASAVASIPYGGFGSSYAESSNADSGCVDPGCGDQDRIDGFSDPLPSAAFISCGTWSLVGLETAEPVLSDAARASGFTNESCFGGTNRLLKNITGLWLLQETQRSWAEAGEPLSHQEAAELAGQLDRQGACIAELDPNDPLFSTPGDMPLRIESYCIRTGQPVPQTRAEIIRSILESLARSYADTIRELEALTGRPVRCIHMVGGGIQNKLLCQLTADATGKYVIAGPVEASAIGNILVQLTALGTIDPAEVRRVAARSCSTLRYQPSLSHQN, from the coding sequence ATGACAGAGGCGAAGACGCAAGCTATGGACATAACCGGTGACCCGGAAATCCGGCTGCTGGCTATCGATCTGGGAGCCAGCTCCGGCAGAGTGATGCTGGGAAGCTACAGGGACGGGAAGGTGACGGTGGAGGAGATTCACCGCTTCCCTAACGGGCCGGTAGAGGTGAACGGACATTTGCACTGGGATGTGCAGCGGCTGCTTCAGGAGATCAAGCAAGGGATTGCGGCGGCTGCGGCAAGCTATGGACCGCTGCACTCGCTGAGCGTCGATACCTGGGGAGTCGACTACGGCCTGCTGGATGAGCAGGGTGAACTGCTGGACGTTCCGCATCATTACAGGGATCAGCGGATGACGGACATCGCTTCAGTACTGGAGGCTGCGTTGCCTCCAGCAGAGCAATTCAAGCTGACGGGCAACCAGTCCAGCCCGATTAATACGGTGTATCAATTGTTTGCCGATCTTATGGCGAAGCCGGAGCTGCGGACAACCGCCAGACAGCTGCTGATGATGCCGGATCTGTTCAATTATATGCTCAGCGGCGTGGCCGTGGCCGAGCAGACCATCTGGAGCACCAGCGGCCTGCTGAATCCGCAGTCCACAGCGCCTTCAGCCGAAGTGCTGCGCAGGCTGGAGCTGCCGGCTGCGCTGCTGCCCCGGCTGGTTCCGGCAGGCACGGTGCTGGGGGAGCTCCGGACCACACTCCAGGAAGAGCTGGGCAGCGGCCCGCTCCAGATCATTGCCGGAGCTTCGCATGATACGGCCTCCGCTGTGGCCTCTATTCCTTATGGCGGTTTCGGCTCTAGCTACGCTGAGTCCAGCAATGCCGATTCTGGTTGCGTTGATCCTGGCTGTGGCGATCAAGACCGGATCGACGGATTCAGCGATCCGCTGCCATCCGCTGCATTCATCAGCTGCGGAACCTGGTCGCTGGTCGGCCTGGAGACGGCCGAGCCTGTATTAAGCGATGCCGCCCGGGCCAGCGGCTTCACTAACGAGAGCTGCTTCGGCGGCACCAACCGGCTGCTGAAGAATATCACTGGCCTCTGGCTGCTCCAGGAGACCCAGCGGAGCTGGGCTGAAGCGGGGGAACCGCTCAGCCATCAGGAAGCTGCCGAGCTTGCCGGGCAGCTGGACCGGCAGGGTGCGTGCATAGCGGAGCTGGACCCAAACGATCCGCTCTTCAGCACACCGGGCGATATGCCGCTGCGGATTGAATCCTACTGCATCCGCACCGGACAGCCGGTGCCGCAGACCCGGGCAGAGATCATCCGTTCAATACTGGAGAGCCTGGCCCGGTCTTACGCGGATACGATCCGCGAGCTGGAGGCGCTCACCGGCCGTCCGGTGCGCTGCATTCACATGGTCGGCGGCGGCATTCAGAACAAGCTGCTGTGCCAGCTGACGGCAGATGCTACCGGCAAATACGTTATTGCCGGACCGGTAGAAGCGAGCGCGATCGGCAACATTTTGGTGCAATTGACGGCGCTTGGAACTATAGATCCCGCAGAGGTCCGCAGGGTGGCAGCCCGGTCTTGCTCAACGCTCCGGTACCAGCCGTCTTTATCACATCAGAACTGA
- a CDS encoding NAD(+) synthase: MQNYGFARVAAASPELRVADCVFNADQIIEAINTASTQEVEYLVLPELCITGYSCADLFLQPRLLESAMQALLRITAATAEHRMIIIAGLPVSIKSRLFNCAAVLQQGRILGIVVKTCIPGYSEFYEPRWFAGAEELEVSELRIGGSVVPVGNDLIFACESDGNLSFGVEICEDLWVPVPPSSLLAQAGATLLFNPSASNELVGKADYRRQLVGGQSASCVAGYVYAGCNTGESTTDVVFGGHSLIAENGQLLAESERFTHESRMITADIDLPRLQYSRTVMGTFRAGKGGRNYREILYAAPLSSGTRRELKRNVGVNPFVPGNPLQRDERCQEILSIQTSGLMKRIRHIGTKQAVIGISGGLDSTLALLVAVRAMELLGRPASDVLAVTMPGFGTTSRTYDNAVGLIKALGATMKVVDIKAACLQHFADIGHDPEVHDLTYENVQARERTQILMDLANKNGGIVIGTGDLSELALGWCTYNGDHMSMYSVNSGIPKTLIQYVVAWYADHEADETVNKYLYSIIETGISPELLPPSATGEIVQLTENILGPYIVHDFFLYYMLRTGASPGKMLYLAQHAFGGAYPKEQLTAWLKVFVTRFFTQQFKRSCLPDGPKVGTVSLSPRGDWRMPSDASAALWLQEIEEL; this comes from the coding sequence ATGCAGAATTACGGATTCGCAAGAGTCGCCGCCGCTTCCCCGGAACTCCGGGTGGCTGACTGCGTATTCAATGCAGACCAGATTATTGAAGCCATCAATACAGCCAGCACCCAGGAGGTGGAGTACCTGGTACTCCCGGAGCTGTGCATCACCGGCTACAGCTGTGCGGATCTGTTCCTCCAGCCCAGGCTGCTGGAATCCGCGATGCAGGCGCTGCTGCGGATTACGGCCGCGACGGCAGAGCACCGGATGATTATTATTGCCGGTCTGCCGGTCTCCATCAAGAGCAGGCTGTTTAACTGTGCCGCTGTCCTACAGCAGGGCCGGATTCTCGGGATTGTGGTCAAGACCTGCATTCCCGGATACAGTGAATTCTACGAGCCGCGCTGGTTCGCGGGAGCCGAGGAGCTGGAGGTGTCCGAGCTGCGGATCGGCGGATCGGTGGTGCCGGTGGGCAATGATTTGATTTTTGCCTGTGAGAGTGACGGAAATCTGTCGTTCGGTGTGGAGATCTGCGAGGATCTCTGGGTGCCGGTGCCGCCAAGCAGCCTGCTGGCCCAAGCCGGGGCGACGCTGCTGTTCAACCCGTCGGCCAGCAACGAGCTGGTCGGCAAGGCCGATTACCGCCGCCAGCTGGTCGGGGGCCAGTCTGCCTCGTGTGTGGCCGGTTATGTCTATGCCGGCTGCAATACCGGCGAATCGACAACAGACGTTGTCTTCGGCGGACATTCCCTGATCGCGGAGAACGGCCAGCTGCTGGCCGAATCGGAACGCTTCACTCATGAGAGCCGGATGATTACCGCCGACATTGACTTGCCGCGGCTGCAGTATTCCCGCACCGTGATGGGAACGTTCCGTGCAGGCAAGGGCGGACGCAATTACCGCGAGATTCTCTACGCCGCGCCGCTCAGCAGCGGCACCCGGCGGGAGCTGAAACGGAACGTAGGCGTCAACCCGTTCGTGCCGGGCAATCCGCTCCAGCGGGACGAACGGTGCCAGGAGATTCTCTCGATCCAGACCTCCGGCCTGATGAAGCGTATCCGTCACATCGGCACCAAGCAGGCTGTGATCGGCATCTCCGGCGGCCTCGACTCTACGCTTGCGCTGCTGGTTGCCGTGCGGGCCATGGAGCTGCTCGGGCGTCCGGCCAGCGATGTGCTGGCGGTCACGATGCCGGGCTTCGGCACGACCAGCCGCACCTACGACAATGCTGTAGGCTTGATCAAAGCGCTCGGCGCCACGATGAAGGTCGTTGACATCAAGGCGGCCTGCCTCCAGCACTTCGCTGACATCGGCCACGACCCCGAGGTGCATGACCTGACTTACGAGAACGTACAAGCCCGCGAGCGCACCCAGATTCTGATGGACCTCGCCAACAAGAACGGCGGGATTGTCATCGGTACAGGCGACCTGTCCGAGCTTGCGCTGGGCTGGTGTACCTATAACGGCGACCATATGTCGATGTACAGCGTGAATTCGGGCATTCCGAAGACGCTGATCCAATATGTTGTCGCCTGGTATGCGGACCATGAAGCAGACGAGACGGTGAACAAGTACCTCTATAGCATAATCGAGACCGGAATCAGCCCGGAACTCCTTCCGCCTTCTGCAACCGGAGAGATTGTCCAGCTGACCGAGAATATCCTGGGGCCTTACATTGTGCATGACTTCTTCCTCTATTACATGCTGCGTACTGGCGCTTCTCCCGGCAAAATGCTCTATCTCGCCCAGCACGCCTTCGGCGGTGCTTATCCCAAGGAGCAGCTGACCGCCTGGCTGAAGGTGTTCGTCACCCGCTTCTTCACCCAGCAGTTCAAGCGCTCCTGCCTGCCGGACGGACCGAAGGTCGGTACGGTCAGCCTCTCGCCGCGCGGCGACTGGCGTATGCCAAGCGATGCTTCTGCCGCGCTCTGGCTGCAGGAAATCGAAGAACTGTAA
- a CDS encoding Rrf2 family transcriptional regulator — protein MKYSKATNYALHTMLFLVAHTPDKPMGVQQLAERQNVSPTYLSKILTKLVKAGLIESASGANGGYRLRRKGDEISFLDIIHAIEGTASLFDCTLDHPSECLIQQEMVKAEGQMEDYLRNKMMSELAEKMLASH, from the coding sequence ATGAAATACTCCAAAGCAACGAACTACGCCCTGCACACGATGCTGTTTCTGGTGGCGCACACTCCCGATAAACCAATGGGCGTGCAGCAGCTTGCCGAGCGGCAGAATGTATCGCCAACGTATTTGTCCAAGATTCTAACCAAGCTGGTGAAGGCCGGGCTTATCGAATCCGCATCTGGGGCCAATGGCGGGTATCGTCTGCGGCGCAAGGGGGACGAAATCTCGTTCCTGGATATCATCCATGCCATTGAAGGCACAGCATCGCTGTTCGATTGCACCCTGGACCATCCCAGTGAGTGTCTGATTCAGCAGGAGATGGTTAAGGCTGAAGGGCAGATGGAGGATTATCTGCGTAACAAAATGATGTCCGAGCTTGCCGAGAAGATGCTGGCCAGCCATTAA
- a CDS encoding L-fucose isomerase — MTANYPKIGIRPTIDGRRRGVRESLEVQTMGMAQRVAAFLQENVRYPDGSQVECIIADSTIGGVKEAAAAAQKFAGAGVGVSITVTPCWCYGSETMDMDATIPHAVWGFNGTERPGAVYLAAVLSAYAQKGIPAFGIYGEDVQESSSEEIPADVQVKLLQFARSALAAALMKGKSYLSMGSVSMGIAGSIVNEQFFQEYLGMRNEYIDMSEFVRRLEEGIYDPEEFARALAWVKDNCRVGADNNPQHLQLSEEVKEEQWETVVLMTLIARDLMTGNPQLAKLGFEEEASGHNALLGGFQGQRQWTDHFPNGDFMETILNSSFDWNGRRAPYIVATENDSLNGVTMLFNYLLTNTAQIFADVRTFWSPAAVKRVTGYELEGAAAGGLLHLINSGSAALDGTGEQSIDGKPAIKPFWDITDEEAAACIAQTQFRPASQEYFRGGGFSTDYLTRGGMPVTMARLNLVKGLGPVLQLVEGYTVELPAEVHDTLDQRTDPTWPTTWFAPNLTGHGSFQSVYDVMNNWGANHGAISYGHIGADLITLASILRIPVSMHNVEEARIFRPRVWSLFGTENLESADYRACRNFGPLY; from the coding sequence GTGACAGCAAATTATCCGAAGATTGGAATCCGGCCGACGATTGACGGCAGAAGACGCGGGGTGCGCGAATCGCTGGAGGTACAGACGATGGGCATGGCCCAGCGCGTGGCGGCATTTTTGCAGGAGAATGTAAGGTATCCGGATGGTTCACAGGTGGAGTGTATCATTGCCGATTCTACGATTGGCGGCGTGAAGGAGGCTGCTGCGGCGGCGCAGAAGTTCGCGGGTGCAGGTGTAGGCGTATCCATTACAGTCACCCCGTGCTGGTGCTATGGATCGGAAACGATGGATATGGATGCGACCATCCCGCATGCGGTATGGGGATTCAATGGAACGGAGCGCCCCGGCGCAGTGTATCTGGCGGCAGTTCTGTCTGCTTATGCGCAAAAAGGCATTCCGGCCTTCGGTATCTACGGAGAGGATGTCCAGGAATCCAGCAGCGAGGAAATCCCGGCGGATGTTCAGGTGAAGCTGCTGCAGTTCGCGAGGTCCGCGCTGGCGGCCGCTCTGATGAAGGGGAAGTCCTATCTGTCGATGGGTTCTGTGTCGATGGGAATCGCCGGCTCCATTGTGAACGAGCAGTTCTTCCAGGAATATCTCGGCATGCGCAATGAATATATCGATATGTCTGAATTTGTACGCAGATTGGAGGAAGGGATCTATGATCCCGAGGAGTTCGCGCGGGCGCTGGCCTGGGTGAAGGACAACTGCCGTGTGGGGGCGGATAATAATCCGCAGCATCTGCAGCTCAGTGAAGAGGTTAAGGAAGAGCAGTGGGAGACGGTTGTCTTAATGACGCTGATTGCCCGTGATCTCATGACCGGCAATCCGCAGCTTGCAAAGCTTGGCTTCGAAGAAGAAGCGAGTGGTCACAATGCCCTGCTGGGCGGCTTCCAGGGCCAGCGGCAATGGACCGACCATTTCCCGAACGGCGACTTCATGGAGACGATTCTGAACTCCTCGTTCGACTGGAACGGCAGACGGGCGCCTTACATCGTCGCCACTGAGAATGACAGCCTGAACGGGGTGACGATGCTGTTCAATTATCTGCTGACGAATACGGCGCAGATTTTTGCCGATGTGCGCACCTTCTGGAGTCCGGCGGCCGTGAAGCGCGTGACCGGGTATGAGCTGGAGGGAGCAGCGGCAGGCGGCCTGCTGCATCTGATCAATTCCGGCTCGGCAGCGCTGGACGGCACCGGCGAGCAGAGTATTGACGGCAAGCCGGCAATCAAACCGTTCTGGGACATCACGGATGAAGAGGCGGCTGCCTGTATCGCGCAGACTCAGTTCCGCCCGGCTTCCCAGGAATATTTCCGGGGGGGCGGCTTCTCCACGGACTATCTGACCCGGGGCGGCATGCCGGTCACCATGGCCCGGCTTAATCTGGTCAAGGGGCTGGGGCCTGTCCTCCAGCTGGTAGAGGGCTACACTGTAGAGCTTCCGGCAGAGGTCCATGACACGCTCGACCAGCGCACAGACCCTACCTGGCCGACAACTTGGTTTGCTCCGAACCTGACCGGTCATGGCTCCTTCCAGTCTGTGTACGATGTGATGAACAATTGGGGCGCCAATCACGGGGCGATCAGCTACGGGCATATCGGTGCGGATCTCATTACGCTGGCCTCGATCCTGCGGATACCGGTCAGTATGCATAACGTGGAGGAAGCGCGTATTTTCCGTCCGCGCGTCTGGTCGCTGTTCGGCACGGAGAATCTGGAGAGTGCCGATTACAGAGCCTGCCGCAATTTCGGTCCGCTCTACTAA
- a CDS encoding GreA/GreB family elongation factor, with translation MSHSLRTVSLREELVQQLVYLDEHKFSILDRGTWESPAERSEVQAMIKSYQETVERILSGDNDALERSMVLVGSRVSLRIGQETLKDMYRIVIPGEAELDEFCISLWSPMGRGLILACPGETVTIQTPFGSDEVLILDNRYE, from the coding sequence ATGAGCCATAGTCTCAGAACAGTTTCCTTGCGCGAGGAGCTGGTGCAGCAACTGGTCTATCTTGATGAGCATAAATTCTCCATTCTGGACAGGGGAACATGGGAGTCACCGGCTGAGCGGTCAGAGGTACAGGCGATGATCAAAAGCTATCAGGAGACGGTGGAGCGGATTCTGTCCGGTGACAACGATGCGCTAGAACGTTCTATGGTGCTGGTCGGTTCCCGGGTGTCGTTGCGTATCGGGCAGGAGACGCTGAAGGATATGTACCGGATTGTAATTCCTGGTGAAGCTGAGCTGGATGAATTCTGCATTTCCCTCTGGTCGCCTATGGGCAGAGGGCTGATTCTGGCGTGTCCGGGCGAGACGGTAACGATTCAGACCCCTTTCGGCAGCGACGAAGTCCTGATTCTTGATAACAGGTACGAGTGA